The Anoplopoma fimbria isolate UVic2021 breed Golden Eagle Sablefish chromosome 5, Afim_UVic_2022, whole genome shotgun sequence genome contains a region encoding:
- the dcakd gene encoding dephospho-CoA kinase domain-containing protein produces MFLVGLTGGIASGKSAVSSMLRELGCPIIDADVVARKVVEQHTPAYSRIVYHFGPEILLENGEIDRQKLGQLIFADEEKRKLLNSITHPEIHKAMLKEILLYFLRGYRYVVLDVPLLFETRRLTQFLNHTVVVYCDPATQLSRLMQRDGLTQEQAEQRVAAQMPLNEKRGMANHVIENSGSREDTHRQVLRLHTKLEDSMDFLLVRVIAIAATTSLGGILLYAAKILLS; encoded by the exons ATGTTCCTGGTGGGGCTGACGGGAGGCATAGCCTCGGGGAAAAGCGCAGTGTCTTCAATGCTGCGGGAGCTCGGCTGCCCAATTATTGATGCAGATGTTGTGGCCAGGAAAG TTGTGGAGCAGCACACTCCGGCCTATTCTCGCATCGTCTATCACTTCGGGCCAGAGATCCTTCTCGAGAACGGAGAGATCGACAGGCAGAAGCTGGGTCAGCTCATCTTCGCCGACGAGGAAAAGAGGAAGCTGCTGAACTCCATCACCCACCCAGAGATCCACAAAGCGATGCTCAAAGAGATCCTGCTCTACTTTCTCAGAG GTTACCGCTATGTGGTGCTGGATGTGCCCCTCCTCTTTGAAACCAGACGTCTCACTCAGTTTCTAAACCACACTGTTGTAGTTTACTG TGACCCTGCCACTCAGCTCTCGCGTCTGATGCAGAGGGACGGCCTGACCCAGGAGCAGGCCGAGCAGCGTGTTGCCGCACAGATGCCGCTAAACGAGAAGCGCGGCATGGCCAATCACGTCATCGAGAACTCCGGCAGCCGAGAGGACACCCACAGGCAGGTCCTGCGATTGCACACAAAGCTGGAGGACTCCATGGACTTCCTCTTAGTGAGGGTCATCGCTATCGCCGCCACTACTAGTCTGGGTGGGATCCTGCTGTATGCAGCCAAGATACTCTTGTCCTAG
- the pus3 gene encoding tRNA pseudouridine(38/39) synthase encodes MSEALIRRIKELEADLEKLKSQLKERGEAGDDMELKSNPSPNENTHCTSDTNTTSSSKKGKKANKERPFDFSANPRRHVALRLAYLGWSYHGFAVQENTDNTVEARLFEALLKTRLIQDRQNSNYHRCGRTDKGVSAFSQVITIDLRSTQFCGGLGVAVPENVVVSAKSKAAGSELPYVKMLNRVLPQDIRVLDWSPVAEGFSARFDCKSRTYRYYFPRGSLDLTLMAEAAKRYEGTHDFRNLCKMDVGNGVLQFERTILSASVQPVRPQLVSSTDQNDLFIFEIKGLAFLYHQVRCMMALLLLIGQKLEALEIIDQLLDVQSNPRKPQYSMAVDYPLVLHDCHFEGLSWKLESEEMTHVLSTLQQHWTQSAVRSHVLHGMIQGLEARGGVSSNHCLLVEGSRQRNYRPLLERPCCESLESRINHFVKRGRLEREQGENGGEMVHRGKRSKHSHDSPNLPVPSEMPPST; translated from the exons ATGTCTGAGGCTTTAATCAGGCGAATAAAGGAGCTGGAGGCAGACCTGGAGAAGCTGAAGTCCCAGCTGAAGGAGAGGGGTGAAGCCGGAGATGACATGGAGCTGAAGTCCAATCCATCccctaatgaaaacacacactgtacatcTGACACtaacaccaccagcagcagcaaaaagggtaagaaagcaaacaaagagCGTCCTTTTGACTTCTCTGCCAACCCCCGGCGCCATGTGGCTCTGCGGCTGGCCTACCTGGGATGGTCCTACCACGGGTTCGCAGTTCAGGAGAACACGGACAACACTGTGGAGGCCAGACTGTTTGAAGCTCTGCTAAAGACACGGCTGATCCAGGACCGACAGAACTCCAACTACCACCGGTGTGGTCGCACTGATAAAGGAGTCAGTGCTTTTTCCCAG gtCATAACCATTGATTTGCGCTCCACACAGTTTTGCGGAGGACTTGGCGTCGCAGTCCctgaaaatgttgttgttaGCGCCAAGAGTAAAGCTGCTGGCTCTGAGCTTCCATATGTGAAGATGCTGAACAGAGTCCTGCCCCAGGACATCAGGGTCTTGGACTGGTCACCAGTAGCTGAGGGCTTCAGTGCACGCTTTGACTGTAAATCACGCACATACCGCTACTACTTCCCCCGCGGATCGTTGGATTTGACGTTGATGGCAGAAGCTGCAAAAAG ATACGAGGGCACTCATGACTTTCGCAACCTCTGCAAGATGGATGTTGGCAACGGAGTCCTGCAGTTTGAGAGGACCATCTTGTCGGCATCAGTCCAGCCTGTGCGGCCTCAGCTCGTCTCCAGCACGGACCAGAATGACCTCTTCATATTTGAGATCAAAGGACTGGCCTTCCTTTACCACCAG GTACGATGCATGATGGCACTGCTTCTCCTGATCGGGCAGAAGCTGGAAGCCCTGGAGATAATTGATCAGCTCCTGGATGTTCAGAGCAACCCCAGGAAGCCCCAATACAG CATGGCAGTAGACTACCCACTAGTGCTGCACGACTGCCACTTTGAAGGTTTGAGCTGGAAACTGGAGAGCGAAGAGATGACCCACGTTCTGTCTACGCTACAACAACACTGGACCCAGAGTGCAGTCAGGAGCCACGTCCTCCATGGGATGATCCAGGGTCTGGAGGCCAGAG GTGGAGTGTCGTCTAATCATTGCTTGCTGGTAGAAGGCAGCAGGCAGAGAAACTACCGGCCCCTGCTGGAGCGTCCATGCTGCGAGAGCCTGGAGTCCAGAATAAACCATTTTGTCAAAAGAGGCCGGCTGGAGCGGGAGCAAGGGGAGAATGGAGGTGAAATGGTCCACAGAGGGAAAAGGTCCAAACATTCCCACGACTCCCCAAATCTACCTGTACCTTCAGAGATGCCCCCGTCAACTTAA